From one Pseudomonas sp. S35 genomic stretch:
- a CDS encoding LysR family transcriptional regulator, with the protein MDRFHEMQVFLAVAEEEGFAAAARRLNTSPPSVTRAIAAMEQRIGTQLLARTTRSLHLTEAGQRYLEDCRRILAELDEAEEAAAGSYSIPCGHLTVTAPVLFGELYVAPALGDYLDLFPQVNINALLVDRVVNMVDEGIDVAVRIGHLHEAGQQAITVGQVRRVVCASPGYLDQHGRPEHPGQLREARMVALSSASQSVNEWAFVQGDQPLTVPIEPRLVVSANNAAINLARLGWGMTRVLSYQVAAAVAAGELEVVLEAFEPAPLPIQVVFQNSGRVPAKVSTFVDFLSQRLGQDAALQRRS; encoded by the coding sequence ATGGACCGATTTCACGAAATGCAGGTGTTCCTGGCGGTGGCCGAGGAGGAGGGCTTTGCCGCCGCCGCGCGCCGCCTCAACACCTCGCCCCCCAGCGTGACGCGTGCCATCGCTGCGATGGAACAGCGCATCGGCACCCAACTGTTGGCGCGCACCACCCGCAGCCTGCACCTGACCGAAGCCGGCCAGCGTTACCTGGAAGATTGCCGGCGCATCCTCGCCGAACTGGATGAAGCCGAGGAAGCGGCAGCGGGCAGTTATTCCATCCCCTGTGGCCACCTGACGGTGACCGCGCCGGTGCTGTTTGGCGAGCTGTATGTGGCGCCGGCGCTGGGTGACTATCTCGACCTTTTTCCACAGGTGAACATCAACGCTTTGCTGGTGGATCGGGTGGTGAATATGGTCGACGAAGGCATCGACGTGGCCGTGCGCATCGGCCATCTGCACGAGGCGGGGCAGCAGGCGATTACGGTTGGGCAGGTGCGTCGTGTGGTGTGTGCGTCGCCCGGTTATCTCGACCAGCACGGCCGACCCGAGCATCCGGGGCAGTTGCGTGAAGCCAGGATGGTTGCTTTGTCGTCCGCTAGCCAATCGGTGAACGAATGGGCTTTCGTCCAGGGCGACCAGCCGCTAACGGTGCCCATCGAACCACGCCTAGTGGTGTCGGCGAACAACGCAGCGATCAACCTGGCGCGCCTGGGGTGGGGCATGACGCGGGTGCTGTCGTACCAGGTCGCAGCGGCGGTGGCGGCCGGTGAGTTGGAGGTTGTGCTGGAGGCCTTTGAACCGGCACCACTGCCGATCCAGGTGGTGTTCCAGAACAGCGGTCGCGTCCCGGCCAAGGTCAGCACCTTTGTGGATTTTCTCAGCCAGCGCCTGGGCCAGGACGCGGCGCTGCAGCGGCGCAGTTGA
- a CDS encoding glutathione S-transferase, with amino-acid sequence MSPSAIKLYGFPLSGHSHRAELMLSLLGLPTEFILVDLKQGAHKSADFTATINRFGQVPAIDDNGTVLADSNAILVYLATKYGNGQWLPSDPAGQARVQRWLSAAAGQLHAGPATARLATVFGADVDAAAAISRAHALLVLVEQQLSETRFLAGEQPSIADIAFYTYVAHAPEGNVSLADYPQVRAWLAGIEALAGFVGMPRTAVGLQAP; translated from the coding sequence ATGTCCCCGTCCGCGATAAAACTCTATGGTTTCCCGCTGTCCGGTCATTCCCATCGGGCTGAGTTGATGCTCTCCCTGTTGGGGCTGCCCACGGAATTTATCCTGGTGGACCTCAAGCAAGGCGCGCATAAGTCCGCCGATTTCACCGCGACCATCAACCGCTTCGGCCAGGTGCCAGCGATTGACGACAACGGCACGGTGTTGGCCGATTCCAATGCAATTTTGGTTTACCTCGCCACGAAATACGGCAACGGCCAATGGCTGCCGAGTGATCCGGCAGGGCAGGCGCGGGTTCAGCGTTGGCTGTCGGCGGCTGCCGGGCAACTGCATGCCGGGCCCGCGACGGCGCGGTTGGCCACGGTGTTTGGCGCTGACGTGGATGCGGCGGCGGCCATCAGCCGTGCCCATGCCTTGTTGGTGTTGGTGGAGCAGCAACTGAGTGAAACCCGCTTCCTGGCCGGCGAGCAACCGAGCATTGCCGACATCGCGTTCTACACCTACGTCGCCCACGCGCCGGAAGGCAATGTGTCGCTGGCCGACTACCCTCAGGTGCGCGCCTGGCTCGCGGGCATTGAGGCACTTGCGGGTTTTGTCGGCATGCCGCGTACGGCGGTGGGGTTGCAAGCGCCATGA
- a CDS encoding DUF6124 family protein, translating into MKKVTPNPPPPSSDDTPHTPPNIIFAVRPDLSTEVALSNASEMLESATVCGYDCAEHLDGSSRKQVLAVVQMIEIAQLLVDEALNRECPLA; encoded by the coding sequence ATGAAAAAGGTTACTCCGAACCCCCCGCCCCCGTCCTCAGATGACACCCCACACACTCCACCGAACATCATCTTCGCCGTCCGCCCGGACCTCAGCACCGAAGTGGCCTTGAGCAATGCGAGCGAGATGCTTGAATCGGCAACTGTGTGCGGGTACGACTGCGCCGAGCACCTTGATGGTTCAAGCCGAAAACAAGTGCTGGCGGTGGTGCAGATGATTGAAATAGCTCAGCTATTGGTGGATGAAGCGCTAAACCGTGAGTGTCCTTTGGCCTGA
- the fetB gene encoding iron export ABC transporter permease subunit FetB produces the protein MNYQNLTALDMGIAASLILINGALSLLLRLGLGRQLVWAAVRTVVQLLAIGYLLGWVFEFAYWYVVLPLMCAMTLIAGLSAAGRGRRTYRGQKVDSILSVWGSSWLVTAVGLFAVIRIHPWYEPQYAIPILGMILGNTLTGVSLGIERMTQELTSGRNTIEMILALGGSRWEAAQEAIRQAVRAGMIPTLNQMTVVGIVSLPGMMTGQVLAGESPVDAVRYQIVIMFLIAASSALGTVGAVLLTYRRLFSVNHRFLRDRLQERA, from the coding sequence ATGAATTATCAGAACCTCACGGCGCTGGACATGGGCATCGCCGCGTCGCTGATCCTGATCAACGGCGCGTTGTCGTTGCTGCTACGCCTGGGCCTTGGGCGCCAACTGGTGTGGGCGGCCGTGCGCACCGTGGTGCAATTGCTGGCCATCGGTTACCTGCTGGGCTGGGTGTTCGAGTTCGCCTATTGGTACGTGGTGCTGCCCTTGATGTGTGCGATGACCTTGATCGCGGGGTTGTCGGCGGCGGGGCGCGGGCGCAGGACTTACCGTGGGCAAAAGGTCGACAGCATCCTGTCGGTGTGGGGCAGTTCATGGCTGGTGACGGCGGTGGGCCTGTTTGCGGTGATCCGCATCCACCCGTGGTACGAGCCGCAATACGCGATCCCGATCCTGGGCATGATCCTCGGCAACACCCTGACCGGCGTATCCCTGGGTATCGAGCGCATGACCCAGGAACTCACTTCGGGTCGCAACACCATCGAAATGATCCTCGCCCTCGGCGGCTCGCGCTGGGAGGCCGCGCAGGAAGCCATCCGCCAGGCCGTGCGTGCCGGCATGATCCCGACGCTGAACCAGATGACCGTGGTCGGCATCGTCAGCCTGCCCGGCATGATGACCGGGCAGGTATTGGCGGGGGAGAGTCCGGTGGACGCGGTGCGTTATCAGATCGTGATCATGTTCTTGATCGCCGCATCGTCGGCGTTGGGCACGGTAGGGGCGGTGCTGCTCACCTACCGGCGGTTGTTTTCAGTGAACCATCGGTTTTTGCGTGATCGCTTGCAAGAGCGCGCCTGA
- a CDS encoding ATP-binding cassette domain-containing protein — MTDTPLIQTRALTRRDERHQVALLQPTDFALHRADRVSITGSSGSGKSVLLRALALLDTPSSGQVLWNNQPIANAQIPHYRSHISYLSQRPALLEGTVEDNLRFPFSLKTLRQRQFDRNAVTSLLGHAGKAADFLSKNALDLSGGESQVVSLIRTLQLNPEVLLLDEPTAALDPTSSREVEALIDAWFAGDKARAYIWVSHDLDQARRMSDIHLHMSAGVLSGAISR; from the coding sequence ATGACTGACACCCCTTTGATACAGACCCGCGCCCTGACGCGCCGGGACGAGCGCCACCAGGTGGCGTTGCTGCAACCCACGGATTTCGCGTTGCACCGCGCAGACCGCGTGTCCATCACCGGTTCATCCGGCTCCGGCAAAAGTGTGCTGTTGCGCGCGCTGGCCCTGTTGGATACGCCGAGTTCCGGGCAAGTGCTGTGGAATAACCAGCCGATTGCCAACGCGCAGATCCCCCATTACCGCAGCCACATCAGCTACCTGTCCCAACGCCCGGCGTTGCTTGAAGGCACGGTTGAGGACAACCTGCGTTTTCCGTTCAGTCTCAAGACCCTGCGCCAACGCCAGTTCGACCGGAACGCGGTGACGAGCTTGCTGGGGCATGCCGGCAAGGCGGCGGACTTCTTGAGTAAGAACGCGCTGGACCTGTCGGGCGGCGAGTCCCAGGTGGTCTCGCTGATCCGCACATTGCAACTGAACCCTGAAGTGTTGTTGCTCGACGAACCTACCGCCGCCCTCGACCCCACCTCATCCCGCGAGGTGGAAGCGCTGATCGACGCCTGGTTTGCCGGCGACAAGGCTCGCGCTTATATCTGGGTGTCCCACGATCTGGATCAGGCCCGGCGCATGAGCGACATCCACTTGCACATGAGTGCCGGTGTCCTCAGCGGAGCGATCTCGCGATGA
- a CDS encoding DUF1835 domain-containing protein — protein sequence MSQRPLSSNTDGRLNLEQQRKRAKELLPRLKAQDAAATLSQAQWQVAKQLGFSSWPKLKAHIDALDFAARHPGFDASDEARTTHWRCGNDIAHSLQVAGFKGQFQMLSDPLCMGPVRDLPNQAFRAMRSTFISQSFTIDPADAARRVDDEYNHLDTLASAEHSVLWCEADAYDQLFLIRALAGLERAPRKLELIEVDRIPGVERFIGIGQLAPDVLAWLWPQRKPIADDAVHLAKRAWSAYCDSSPIAWAELAHGKHTALPLLAPALLRQLQELPGTHDGLSLTERLALTYLAEAGPTPFGRVFAELMAKREPLPFLGDMMFHALMRPLIDTERPLLTETEPHKPWPQRMLALTALGQDVLQGRAYWPDHATQERWVGGVRITPGQPHWGIDEHAHPHWRSATE from the coding sequence ATGTCGCAACGCCCGTTATCTTCCAACACCGATGGCCGCCTCAACCTTGAGCAGCAGCGCAAGCGCGCCAAGGAACTGTTGCCGCGCCTGAAAGCCCAAGACGCCGCCGCGACCCTGTCCCAGGCCCAATGGCAGGTCGCCAAACAGCTCGGCTTTAGCAGTTGGCCCAAGCTCAAGGCCCATATCGACGCCCTCGACTTCGCCGCCCGCCACCCTGGCTTCGACGCCAGCGATGAAGCGCGCACCACCCATTGGCGCTGCGGCAATGACATCGCCCACAGCCTGCAGGTGGCGGGGTTCAAGGGCCAGTTCCAGATGCTCAGCGACCCGCTGTGCATGGGCCCGGTGCGTGACCTGCCGAACCAGGCATTCCGTGCGATGCGCAGCACCTTTATCAGCCAATCGTTCACCATCGACCCCGCCGATGCAGCGCGCCGCGTCGACGATGAGTACAACCACCTCGACACCCTGGCCAGCGCTGAACACAGCGTGTTGTGGTGCGAGGCGGATGCGTATGACCAACTGTTCCTGATCCGCGCACTGGCCGGCCTTGAGCGGGCGCCGCGCAAGCTGGAGTTGATCGAGGTGGACCGCATCCCCGGCGTCGAGCGCTTTATCGGCATCGGCCAACTGGCGCCTGATGTGCTCGCCTGGCTTTGGCCACAGCGCAAGCCAATCGCAGACGACGCAGTGCACTTGGCAAAACGGGCCTGGTCGGCCTATTGCGACAGTTCACCAATAGCATGGGCCGAGTTGGCCCACGGCAAGCACACCGCCCTGCCCTTGCTGGCCCCGGCGCTGTTGCGCCAGTTGCAGGAGTTGCCGGGAACACACGATGGTCTATCGCTGACCGAGCGCCTGGCCCTCACCTACCTCGCCGAAGCCGGACCCACGCCGTTTGGCCGGGTGTTCGCCGAGTTGATGGCCAAGCGCGAGCCGCTGCCGTTTCTGGGGGACATGATGTTTCATGCGTTGATGCGGCCGCTGATTGATACAGAGCGCCCATTGCTGACCGAGACCGAGCCACACAAACCCTGGCCACAACGAATGTTGGCGCTGACCGCATTGGGCCAGGACGTGCTCCAAGGCCGAGCGTATTGGCCCGACCATGCAACGCAGGAGCGCTGGGTCGGCGGCGTGCGTATCACCCCCGGCCAGCCGCACTGGGGGATTGATGAACATGCGCATCCGCACTGGCGCAGCGCTACCGAATAA
- a CDS encoding HAD family acid phosphatase → MRTLILASLCLLAGCQHTPPANDQLDAVLWTQTSIEHEMIYRQLFANATRQLDTALADPTWDALPFAPRNLNGLPPAVVVDIDETLLDNVPLNARDVVNNQVYSYDRWNTWVDQAKAQALPGSVAFLQAARQKGIKVYYLTNREHSQVAATVKNLRLRGFPVESDEQVLAASTPTGHCESAGYGKNCRRQWVASHARVLLMAGDSMGDFVQAEHNTLEAQRKAVAPYVNWLGQRWFLLPNPTYGNWYSAPYKDDEKLAFERKRQLKQQALDLQE, encoded by the coding sequence ATGCGAACCCTGATCCTCGCCAGCCTCTGCCTATTGGCAGGCTGCCAACACACCCCACCCGCCAACGACCAACTCGACGCCGTGCTCTGGACCCAAACCTCCATCGAACACGAAATGATCTACCGCCAACTCTTCGCCAACGCCACCCGCCAACTCGACACGGCGCTGGCCGATCCCACCTGGGACGCCCTGCCCTTTGCACCCCGCAACCTCAACGGCCTGCCGCCAGCGGTGGTCGTCGACATCGACGAGACCCTGCTCGACAACGTGCCTCTCAACGCCCGCGACGTGGTCAACAACCAGGTCTACTCCTACGACCGCTGGAATACCTGGGTCGACCAGGCCAAGGCTCAGGCCCTCCCCGGCTCGGTGGCATTCCTGCAAGCGGCCCGGCAAAAAGGCATCAAGGTTTACTACCTCACCAACCGCGAACACAGCCAGGTCGCCGCCACGGTGAAAAACCTGCGCCTGCGCGGTTTCCCGGTGGAAAGTGACGAACAGGTGCTGGCCGCCAGCACGCCCACCGGCCACTGCGAAAGTGCCGGCTACGGCAAGAACTGCCGCCGCCAATGGGTCGCCAGCCACGCCCGCGTATTGCTGATGGCCGGGGATTCGATGGGGGATTTCGTGCAGGCCGAACACAACACGTTAGAAGCCCAGCGCAAGGCCGTCGCACCCTATGTGAACTGGCTGGGCCAACGCTGGTTCCTGCTGCCCAACCCAACCTACGGCAACTGGTACAGCGCGCCCTACAAGGATGATGAAAAGCTGGCGTTCGAACGCAAACGCCAGCTCAAGCAGCAGGCGTTGGACTTGCAGGAATAA
- a CDS encoding Lrp/AsnC family transcriptional regulator, which translates to MEGQVKLDRIDISILVELQKDGRMTNVSLADAVGLSASPCLQRVKRLESAGYISSYKAHLNLAKITDSVTVFTEITLSDHKREDFAKFESNIRLVDEVLECHLISGGYDYLVRFMTRSIQHYQEVVESLLDKNIGISKYFSYIVIKSPVLKDGVPLRKLLRH; encoded by the coding sequence ATGGAAGGGCAAGTCAAGCTGGACCGGATCGACATCAGCATTCTGGTTGAACTGCAAAAGGACGGCCGGATGACCAACGTCAGCCTCGCCGACGCCGTGGGGTTGTCGGCCAGCCCGTGCCTGCAACGGGTCAAGCGGTTGGAGTCGGCGGGGTATATTTCCAGCTACAAGGCGCACTTGAACCTGGCCAAGATCACCGATTCGGTCACGGTGTTCACCGAAATCACCCTCAGCGACCACAAGCGCGAAGACTTCGCCAAGTTCGAGTCCAACATCCGCCTGGTGGACGAAGTGCTCGAATGCCACCTGATCAGCGGCGGCTACGACTACCTGGTGCGCTTTATGACGCGCAGCATCCAGCATTACCAGGAAGTGGTGGAGAGCCTGTTGGACAAGAACATCGGCATCTCCAAGTATTTCAGCTACATCGTGATCAAGTCGCCGGTGCTCAAGGATGGCGTGCCGCTGCGCAAGTTGCTGCGGCACTGA
- a CDS encoding 2-haloalkanoic acid dehalogenase — MGLTDYRALLIDCDEVLVDRDSGVWAALQPLLDSRGGQVPREQVLAEYGAVVAALYPRFAELGFSGVLCFAHRQLAERWGVHASWEEGMTFARSAGNWSLFEDAPGAMLYLRKFYRLLVRGDRDAEDRGVLCERLGIAPEDFISLADDPQWLNQPPDEMQPVLHVTGPSVSAEGALDRCLIGRQRARQPSPCAAHYCINSMADLVAQHQLSLRR, encoded by the coding sequence ATGGGACTGACAGATTATCGAGCGTTGCTGATCGATTGCGATGAAGTGCTGGTGGACCGCGATTCGGGGGTGTGGGCAGCGTTGCAACCGCTGCTCGACAGCCGTGGCGGGCAGGTGCCCAGGGAGCAGGTGCTGGCCGAATACGGCGCGGTGGTCGCCGCGTTGTACCCGCGCTTTGCGGAGCTGGGCTTCAGTGGCGTGCTGTGCTTTGCCCATCGCCAGCTCGCTGAACGCTGGGGTGTGCACGCCAGTTGGGAGGAGGGCATGACCTTTGCCCGGTCGGCGGGCAATTGGTCGCTGTTCGAGGACGCGCCGGGAGCTATGCTCTATTTGCGCAAGTTCTACCGGTTGCTGGTGCGTGGTGATCGCGACGCCGAGGATCGTGGCGTGTTGTGCGAGCGGTTGGGCATTGCACCGGAAGATTTCATTTCCCTGGCCGATGACCCGCAATGGCTCAATCAGCCGCCGGATGAGATGCAACCGGTGCTGCATGTGACCGGCCCGTCGGTGAGCGCCGAGGGCGCGTTGGACCGCTGTCTGATCGGCCGCCAGCGGGCCCGGCAGCCTTCGCCGTGTGCGGCGCATTACTGCATTAACAGCATGGCGGATCTGGTGGCGCAGCATCAGCTGTCTTTACGGCGCTGA
- the gabT gene encoding 4-aminobutyrate--2-oxoglutarate transaminase, with amino-acid sequence MNSKVDETPHLLRQREQFVPRGLVTAHPLVIDRAQGAELWDVDGKRYLDFVGGIGVLNIGHNHPKVVAAVQAQLQKVSHACFQVVAYQPYLDLAQRLCEMIGGQAAYKAAFFTSGAEAVENAVKIARAHTNRSAVIAFRGGFHGRTLLGTTLTGMSQPYKQNFGPFAPEVFHTPYPNAYRGVTSELALKALDELLATQVAPERVAAIIIEPVQGDGGFLTAPPEFLQALRALADKHGIVLILDEIQTGFGRTGTWFGFQHAGIQPDLVTVAKSLAGGLPLSGVVGKAHIMDAPLPGGLGGTYGGNALACAAALAVIDAFEHEQLLDRSQVLGERLRQGLLALQARYPRIGDVRGTGFMLAMELIQDDSARTPDADLNQRVIDEARAGGLLVIKCGVYRNVLRFLAPLVATEAQVDEALKILDGALARVLN; translated from the coding sequence ATGAACAGCAAAGTCGATGAAACCCCTCATTTGCTCCGTCAGCGCGAGCAATTCGTGCCCCGTGGGCTGGTTACCGCGCATCCGCTGGTGATCGACCGCGCCCAGGGCGCAGAGTTGTGGGACGTGGATGGCAAGCGCTACCTGGATTTTGTCGGCGGTATCGGCGTGCTCAACATCGGGCATAACCATCCCAAGGTGGTCGCGGCGGTGCAGGCGCAGTTGCAGAAGGTTTCCCATGCGTGCTTCCAGGTGGTGGCGTACCAGCCTTATCTCGACCTGGCCCAGCGCCTGTGTGAAATGATCGGTGGGCAAGCGGCCTATAAGGCGGCATTTTTCACTTCCGGCGCCGAGGCGGTGGAAAACGCGGTGAAGATCGCCCGCGCTCACACCAATCGTTCGGCGGTGATTGCCTTTCGTGGTGGTTTCCATGGCCGTACCTTGCTGGGCACCACACTCACCGGCATGAGCCAACCCTACAAGCAAAACTTCGGGCCGTTCGCGCCGGAGGTGTTCCACACGCCGTACCCGAATGCCTATCGCGGCGTGACCAGCGAACTGGCGCTTAAAGCCCTCGACGAATTGCTGGCGACCCAGGTGGCGCCGGAGCGCGTCGCGGCGATCATTATCGAACCGGTGCAGGGCGATGGCGGCTTTCTCACTGCGCCGCCCGAGTTTCTCCAGGCTTTGCGCGCGTTGGCCGACAAGCACGGCATTGTGCTGATCCTGGACGAGATCCAGACCGGTTTCGGTCGCACCGGCACTTGGTTCGGTTTCCAGCATGCGGGCATCCAGCCAGACCTGGTCACCGTGGCCAAGAGCCTGGCCGGCGGCTTGCCGTTGTCCGGTGTGGTTGGCAAGGCGCACATCATGGACGCACCGCTGCCCGGTGGCCTGGGCGGCACCTACGGCGGCAACGCCCTGGCATGCGCAGCGGCACTGGCAGTGATCGATGCCTTCGAGCACGAGCAATTGCTGGATCGCAGCCAAGTGCTGGGCGAACGCCTGCGCCAGGGCCTGCTCGCTTTGCAGGCACGCTACCCGCGTATCGGCGATGTACGCGGCACCGGTTTTATGTTGGCGATGGAGTTGATCCAGGACGACTCGGCGCGCACCCCGGATGCCGACCTTAACCAACGGGTGATCGACGAAGCCCGCGCCGGCGGTTTGCTGGTGATCAAATGCGGCGTGTACCGCAACGTGTTGCGCTTCCTCGCGCCATTGGTGGCCACCGAGGCCCAGGTCGACGAAGCCCTGAAAATCCTCGACGGCGCGTTGGCACGGGTCTTGAACTGA
- a CDS encoding glyoxylate/hydroxypyruvate reductase A, translating to MALLYKADPVRGQHWQALFAEHAPDIEWRAWPDIGNPEDIEYLAAWQAPDDVAQLLPNLKVLFALSAGVDQLDLSRLPPELPVVRLLDPGITRGMCEYASWAVLSVHRDMLRYRQQQVARCWQGHLLQPAANRRVGVMGLGAQAQQILATLAPLGFALSGWARSAHQIAGVACFAGVSQLPAFLRECDILLCVLPLTEQTRGILDRRLFDQLPRGAALINMGRGGHLVEEDLLEALGSGQLSAAVLDVLQEEPAPAQHPFWDHPQIVLTPHIAAMTQPASAFGGLLEDIRRHQRGQDMLGEVDRVRGY from the coding sequence ATGGCCTTGCTCTACAAAGCCGACCCAGTGCGCGGTCAACACTGGCAAGCACTGTTCGCCGAACACGCGCCCGACATCGAGTGGCGCGCCTGGCCGGACATCGGCAACCCCGAAGACATCGAATACCTCGCCGCCTGGCAAGCGCCGGACGATGTGGCGCAACTGCTGCCCAACCTGAAGGTGCTGTTTGCGTTGTCGGCCGGGGTCGATCAACTGGACCTGTCCCGCCTGCCCCCCGAACTGCCGGTGGTGCGCCTGCTGGATCCGGGCATCACCCGTGGCATGTGCGAATACGCCAGTTGGGCGGTGCTCAGTGTGCACCGGGACATGCTGCGTTACCGACAGCAGCAGGTTGCGCGTTGTTGGCAGGGGCATTTGTTGCAGCCGGCGGCGAACCGGCGTGTAGGGGTGATGGGACTGGGCGCCCAGGCGCAGCAGATTCTGGCGACGTTGGCGCCGTTGGGGTTTGCGCTGTCGGGGTGGGCGCGCAGTGCTCATCAGATTGCGGGCGTGGCGTGTTTTGCCGGAGTGTCGCAACTGCCGGCGTTTTTGCGTGAGTGCGATATTTTGTTGTGTGTGCTGCCGTTGACGGAGCAGACCCGGGGGATCTTGGATCGCCGCCTGTTTGATCAACTACCCCGAGGCGCGGCGCTGATCAACATGGGGCGTGGTGGGCATTTGGTCGAAGAGGATTTACTGGAAGCGCTGGGGAGTGGGCAATTGAGTGCTGCGGTGTTGGATGTGCTGCAGGAAGAACCGGCGCCGGCGCAGCATCCGTTTTGGGATCATCCGCAGATTGTACTCACGCCGCATATTGCTGCGATGACCCAGCCGGCGAGTGCGTTTGGTGGGTTGTTGGAGGATATTCGGCGTCATCAACGGGGGCAGGATATGCTGGGTGAGGTGGATCGGGTACGGGGGTATTGA
- a CDS encoding tartrate dehydrogenase, producing the protein MSKAFRIAAIAGDGIGKEVLPEGLRVLEQAAKIWDLNLSIDVLDWAHCDYYLEHGQMMPDDWFEQLKGFDAIYFGAVGWPDKVPDHISLWGSLLKFRRDFDQYVNIRPVRLFPGVPCPLAGREPGDIDFVVIRENTEGEYSSVGGKMFEGTDHEFVLQESVFTRRGVDRILKFAFDLAQTRPRKKLTAATKSNGISISMPYWDERTALMAANYPEVSWDKQHIDILCARFVLQPDRFDVVVASNLFGDILSDLGPACAGTIGIAPSANLDPERRFPSLFEPVHGSAPDIYGQGIANPIAMIWSGALMLDFLGNGDARYRAAHDGILRAIEGVIACGLVTPDLGGVGSTQEVGVAIAGGLVE; encoded by the coding sequence ATGAGCAAGGCATTCAGAATCGCCGCGATTGCCGGCGATGGGATTGGCAAGGAAGTGTTGCCCGAAGGGCTGCGAGTATTGGAACAAGCGGCCAAGATCTGGGACTTGAACCTGAGCATCGACGTGCTCGATTGGGCCCACTGCGACTACTACCTGGAACACGGTCAGATGATGCCCGACGATTGGTTCGAGCAGCTCAAGGGGTTTGACGCGATTTACTTTGGCGCGGTGGGCTGGCCGGACAAGGTGCCGGACCATATCTCGCTGTGGGGTTCGTTGCTCAAGTTCCGCCGCGACTTCGACCAGTACGTGAACATCCGCCCGGTGCGGCTGTTCCCCGGCGTGCCGTGCCCACTGGCCGGTCGCGAGCCGGGCGATATCGACTTCGTGGTGATCCGTGAAAACACCGAGGGCGAGTATTCGTCGGTGGGCGGCAAGATGTTTGAAGGCACCGATCATGAATTCGTTCTGCAGGAATCGGTGTTCACCCGGCGCGGCGTGGACCGCATCCTCAAGTTCGCCTTCGACCTGGCCCAGACCCGCCCGCGTAAAAAACTGACGGCGGCGACCAAGTCCAATGGGATCTCCATCAGCATGCCGTACTGGGATGAGCGTACGGCGTTGATGGCGGCGAATTATCCTGAGGTGAGTTGGGACAAGCAGCACATCGACATCCTGTGCGCGCGGTTTGTGTTGCAGCCGGACCGGTTTGATGTGGTGGTGGCGTCGAATCTGTTTGGCGACATCCTGTCCGACCTGGGCCCTGCGTGTGCGGGGACCATTGGGATTGCGCCGTCGGCCAACCTCGACCCGGAGCGCCGGTTTCCCTCGTTGTTCGAACCGGTGCACGGCTCGGCGCCGGATATTTATGGGCAGGGCATTGCGAATCCGATTGCGATGATCTGGTCGGGGGCATTGATGCTGGATTTTCTGGGGAATGGCGATGCGCGGTACCGGGCGGCCCATGATGGGATTTTGCGGGCGATCGAGGGGGTGATTGCTTGCGGGTTGGTTACGCCGGATCTGGGGGGCGTTGGATCCACTCAGGAGGTTGGGGTTGCGATTGCTGGGGGGTTGGTTGAGTGA